The following are encoded together in the Novipirellula caenicola genome:
- a CDS encoding glycoside hydrolase family 2 TIM barrel-domain containing protein, whose protein sequence is MKKLLFVFLLFANLAHAERSNFDEGWKFQLGDDSKAAETAFDDRPWRTLDVPHDWSIEGEYRKDNPMGGTSGYLPAGIGWYRKTISIPNDWKGKHVEIAFDGVYMNSTVWANGQKLGTRPYGWSSFAYNLSDIVDAADHLTIAVRVDNEKQPSARWYTGSGIYAHTWIDVKNQVHVARDGVFVRTSADTVNIDAEIRNTGDTTKTVDVEVAIVDPSGQTVQTQTKSLGVAPTELQESNFELEVPNPQRWDIDSPQLYQAIVKLSANGQTLDTSTTRFGFRDVQWKPETGMWLNGRNVKLRGVCNHQDAGALGAAVPDKILRFRIEQLKAMGCNAIRTSHNPQTPLFYDICDEVGMLVMDEIFDGWKKKAQHDYGRYFFREWWRRDLSDWIRRDRNHPSVVIWSVGNETGGSVGADLVALCHELDPTRPVTSGHSGSQWMDVLGVNGSSEKVGWFDQLEDDRVFIGTENTHTWQVRGYYRTKTWYRDGGPDVNKAVHEIPDLTETEVFTHDWIREAERGNRKQVFNSSYDNATVRTTARHNIEQLRDIPKFAGSFRWTGHDYIGEASYVHGGWPFKAFMGGAIDLANFEKDLYYLYQSQWTDEPMVHILPHWTHPKVEPETEIPVWVYSNCSEVELFFAGQSLGKQKPGRKWNEMQCQWMVPWKPGELKAVGYNDNQPIVETTVRTADAPAKIALSIDGEPLSSTGKDIVQIRVTATDNKGEMYPYGENRTFFRVIGPARIRALDNGSPVDVEKHVQTDNRIAFNGLTRGYVEATGDSGDIALVASCILGEKKQVTSNVVNIDTQVLGLRGNTPQLDIEVFYTTDGSTPTRTSTPYTGAFPVPLDTTVKALVTVNGEPFQTLQERFVLDEGFVWNDPSDAPAASQPGSEQAEDAALSGAKIKSQGNGFHGKGYVDFGQSQGGYVQWYQENDGDVRQAELVIRYSGKHPKRPGRFIKVTVNGQVVKDRLLLPNAQNWGQDWKTVSVPIRLGRGANTIRLTTVENGGMYIDEISIK, encoded by the coding sequence TTGAAGAAGCTGTTGTTTGTGTTTTTGCTTTTTGCCAATTTGGCACACGCGGAACGATCAAATTTTGACGAAGGCTGGAAATTCCAGCTTGGCGACGATTCCAAAGCAGCGGAAACCGCGTTTGACGATCGTCCGTGGCGCACTTTGGATGTGCCACACGACTGGAGCATCGAAGGCGAGTATCGCAAGGACAATCCGATGGGTGGTACAAGCGGATACCTTCCCGCCGGCATCGGCTGGTACCGCAAGACGATTTCGATTCCCAACGATTGGAAGGGAAAGCATGTCGAGATCGCCTTTGACGGGGTCTACATGAACAGCACCGTGTGGGCCAACGGGCAAAAACTTGGCACGCGGCCCTATGGATGGAGCTCGTTTGCTTACAACCTCAGCGACATTGTCGACGCTGCGGATCACCTCACCATCGCGGTCCGCGTGGACAATGAAAAACAACCATCCGCACGTTGGTATACCGGGAGCGGGATTTATGCCCATACGTGGATCGATGTAAAGAATCAAGTTCATGTCGCCCGCGATGGTGTCTTCGTCCGCACCTCTGCAGACACCGTCAACATCGATGCAGAAATCCGCAATACCGGTGACACAACTAAAACGGTCGATGTTGAGGTTGCAATTGTTGATCCATCCGGCCAAACGGTGCAGACCCAAACCAAGTCGCTGGGCGTTGCCCCGACGGAACTTCAAGAGTCCAACTTCGAGTTGGAAGTGCCCAACCCTCAGCGCTGGGACATTGATTCGCCACAGCTCTATCAGGCCATTGTCAAACTGTCCGCCAATGGACAAACGCTCGATACATCCACAACCCGGTTCGGATTTCGCGATGTTCAGTGGAAGCCCGAAACCGGCATGTGGCTGAACGGAAGAAACGTCAAACTGCGTGGCGTGTGCAATCATCAAGACGCCGGCGCACTCGGCGCTGCAGTGCCAGACAAAATACTGCGTTTTCGCATCGAGCAACTCAAGGCAATGGGTTGTAACGCCATCCGCACCTCGCACAACCCGCAAACGCCGCTGTTCTATGACATCTGTGACGAAGTCGGCATGCTGGTGATGGACGAGATATTTGACGGTTGGAAAAAGAAGGCCCAACACGACTACGGTCGCTACTTTTTTCGAGAATGGTGGCGACGTGATCTGAGCGACTGGATTCGCCGCGACCGTAACCATCCCTCCGTGGTGATTTGGAGCGTCGGGAATGAGACGGGCGGATCAGTCGGAGCCGATTTGGTCGCCCTTTGCCACGAACTTGATCCCACGCGTCCTGTCACCTCAGGCCACTCCGGATCGCAGTGGATGGATGTACTCGGGGTCAACGGCAGCAGCGAAAAGGTGGGGTGGTTCGACCAATTGGAAGACGACCGAGTCTTCATCGGAACCGAAAACACGCATACGTGGCAAGTGCGTGGCTATTACCGCACCAAAACTTGGTATCGTGATGGCGGCCCGGACGTCAACAAGGCTGTCCACGAAATTCCCGACCTCACCGAAACCGAAGTCTTTACTCACGATTGGATTCGAGAAGCGGAGCGAGGAAATCGCAAACAAGTCTTCAATTCCAGCTACGACAATGCAACCGTTCGCACCACGGCTCGCCATAACATCGAACAACTTCGCGACATCCCGAAATTTGCAGGATCGTTCCGCTGGACCGGTCACGACTATATCGGCGAAGCCTCGTACGTGCACGGCGGTTGGCCTTTCAAAGCCTTCATGGGTGGCGCGATCGACCTCGCCAATTTTGAAAAGGACTTGTACTATCTTTACCAGAGCCAGTGGACCGACGAGCCGATGGTGCACATCCTGCCCCACTGGACGCATCCAAAGGTAGAACCGGAAACGGAGATCCCCGTGTGGGTCTATTCCAACTGTTCCGAAGTCGAACTGTTCTTCGCAGGCCAATCGCTTGGCAAACAGAAACCGGGACGAAAATGGAATGAAATGCAGTGCCAGTGGATGGTCCCGTGGAAACCGGGCGAATTGAAGGCGGTCGGATACAATGACAACCAACCGATCGTCGAAACGACCGTCCGTACCGCGGATGCTCCGGCCAAGATTGCACTGTCGATCGACGGCGAGCCGCTGTCCAGCACCGGCAAAGACATCGTGCAGATACGCGTGACCGCCACCGACAACAAAGGTGAGATGTATCCCTACGGTGAAAACCGCACCTTTTTCCGGGTGATCGGTCCCGCGCGGATCCGTGCCCTGGACAACGGCAGTCCCGTGGATGTCGAGAAACATGTCCAAACGGATAACCGCATCGCCTTCAACGGACTAACACGAGGCTATGTCGAGGCGACTGGCGATTCCGGCGATATTGCACTGGTGGCCAGCTGCATCCTCGGCGAAAAGAAACAAGTCACTTCGAACGTCGTCAACATCGACACTCAGGTACTGGGGCTCCGCGGCAACACTCCGCAGCTTGACATCGAAGTCTTCTACACCACCGACGGGTCAACACCGACGCGAACTTCCACGCCCTACACCGGAGCTTTCCCGGTGCCGCTTGACACCACCGTCAAAGCACTCGTCACGGTCAATGGCGAACCGTTCCAGACATTGCAAGAACGGTTTGTGCTGGACGAGGGCTTTGTGTGGAACGATCCATCGGATGCTCCGGCTGCGTCCCAGCCCGGAAGCGAACAGGCCGAAGACGCCGCACTGAGCGGAGCGAAGATCAAATCACAAGGCAACGGATTCCACGGCAAAGGATACGTGGATTTCGGCCAATCGCAGGGTGGTTATGTGCAGTGGTATCAAGAAAACGACGGCGATGTCCGACAAGCAGAGTTGGTGATCCGCTACAGTGGAAAGCATCCGAAACGCCCGGGGCGTTTTATCAAAGTGACCGTGAACGGCCAAGTCGTCAAGGATCGCCTGCTGCTACCAAACGCCCAGAATTGGGGGCAAGATTGGAAAACCGTCAGTGTGCCCATCCGGCTCGGACGGGGTGCAAACACAATCCGGTTGACGACGGTCGAAAACGGCGGCATGTATATCGATGAAATCTCGATCAAATGA